The bacterium DNA segment TGCATGGATTTTAGGGGTTTTACCATAGATAAAATGTAGATATTAAAAATGAAGGTTTATATGAAGCGTTATTTTCTTTTGACAATTATATTTGTTTCCATGTGCATGATTACTCAGTGTGGCTCTACAAACAAAAAATTCAAGCTACTGTGGATTGACGCCACGGCGAACTTCTCCAGATTGAACTCTAAGAAATCCATAATCAGCATACTTGACAAAATCGTTGAGGCTGGTGTAGATGGTATTATAGTTGATGTTAAACCGATATCTGGCGAAGTGCTCTATCCAAGCGGGATAGCACCGCAGTTACACACGTGGAAGGGATTCACAAGAGACAAAGATTTTGACTATCTCGGCACCATCCTTCCTGAAGCTCACAACAGAGGTTTGAAAACATATATAGCAATTAACGTTTTTAGCGAGGGGTGGAAAGAACACAGATGCGGTCCTGTCTATTGGGATCACCCTGAGTGGGCAACGATCATATACACTCCTGAAGGAATAATGCCGATTACCGAACATCCTTCCGGATATGCTGCTTTTGTCAATCCTGCCATTCCGGATGTAAGAGATTATGAGATTTCCATTATGGAAGAATTAGTAAGCAATTACCCTTTTGATGGTATTGTTTTAGACAGGGGACGTTATAACGGCATAAACTCCGACTTTTCTGACCTTTCAAGAGAACTGTTCCAGCGTTTCTTAGGATTCCCTATTCCTCGTTGGCCTGAGGATATATTCACCTGGAAAAAAGATGAAAATGGTGAGTGGAAAACG contains these protein-coding regions:
- a CDS encoding family 10 glycosylhydrolase — protein: MKVYMKRYFLLTIIFVSMCMITQCGSTNKKFKLLWIDATANFSRLNSKKSIISILDKIVEAGVDGIIVDVKPISGEVLYPSGIAPQLHTWKGFTRDKDFDYLGTILPEAHNRGLKTYIAINVFSEGWKEHRCGPVYWDHPEWATIIYTPEGIMPITEHPSGYAAFVNPAIPDVRDYEISIMEELVSNYPFDGIVLDRGRYNGINSDFSDLSRELFQRFLGFPIPRWPEDIFTWKKDENGEWKTIPGKFYKEWLLWRAGIIHDFFVEAKDRVKAINDELIFADYVGAWYPDYYAVGANWAANTFDPSQRYDWAHSRYAETGYAQILDFLCTGCYFYEVKTEELREKENATLIERGEAGMTLSLDDWNSVEGAARMSMEVTRGVTLVYGSLYVQQYYDRDDPGQFIKAIRMCLQETNGIMVFDLCHLESFDWWKYLKEGLEKY